The genomic stretch GGTGGGCGGGCTGGTCGGTGCGGCGACCGCGGCCCGGTTCGCGCGGCGGGTGGGCGAAGGGCGGGCGATCCCGCTGGCGATCCTGGTGGCCCTGCCGTTCACCGCGCTCACCCCGCTCGCCGCCGTCGGGGCGCCGCTGGTGCTGCTGACGCTGGGGCAGCTGGGCTTCAGCTGGTCGGTCGTGGTCTACAACGTGACCCAGGTGAGCTTCCGCCAGCGGCTCTGCCCCCCGGCGCTGCTCGGCCGGATGAACGCCTCCGTGCGGTTCATCGTCTTCGGCACCATGCCGCTGGGCGGCCTGCTGGGCGGGGTGCTCGGCACCTGGCTGGGAGTGCTGCCGGCGCTGTGGATCGCCGCCGCCGGGCAGGTGCTCGCCGCCGGCTGGGTGGTGGCCAGCCCGCTGCGGCACCTGCGGGAGCTGCCGGGAGGGCCCGACGACCCCGCCGTCCCGGTCGTCGGGTTGACCGGGCCGGCGCCGGGTAGCCCGCCGGGGACCTGACGCCCATCCAGGGAGGACGACGATGACCAGCCCGAACGAGGAACTCGACGACCCCGGCCGCGACCCCGTCGGCCTCACCCCGCCGCGCAACCCGTTCGGCGGCGCCGACCAGGACACCGGCCGCGGGGAACCGCGCGGCACCGGCAACGTCGGGCCGGGCGACAAGCCCGAGGCGCCGACCGACGACCCGGAGACCCGGGCCGACGAGCCGGACCGGCCCTGACCCTCAGCTGGCCAGCCACTCCGGGGTGAGCACCCCGGTGGCGACGACGACGGCGGGGCCGGCGAGCACCGTCGTCGTCCCGTCGAACTCCACCGACAGCCGGCCGCCCGGGACGTCCACCGTGACCGTCCCGGCGGTCCGGCCACCGGCCTCCAGGGCGGCGAACGCCGCGGCGCAGGCCCCGGTGCCGCACGAGCGGGTCTCCCCCACCCCGCGCTCGTGCACCCGCAGCCGGATGTGCGCACTGGCCCCGCCCGGGGCGTCGCCGGCGGCCAGCACGTTGACCAGCTCGACGTTCACGCCGTCGGGGAAGAAGTCGGCGTCCACCCCCGGCAGGACGGTCAGGTCCAGGGTGTCGACCGGGACGTCGGTCAGCGCGGCCAGGTGCGGGTTGCCCATGGAGACACCCAGGCCGGGGAACTCGGCGCCGCCGATGCGGGCGGCGCTGCGGCCGAGCACCCGGGCCGGGCCCATGTCCACCCAGTAGCCGCCGTCGGGGCGGGCGCCCACCCGGCGGGGGCCACCGCGGGTGCCGACCAGCACGCCGGCCTCGGCCACCGCGCGGTCGAGCAACCCCTCGGTCAGCAGCACGTGCAGGAACAGCCGGACGCCGTTGCCGCACATCTCGGCGAACGAGCCGTCGGCGTTGCGGTGGTCCATGAACCACTCGCACTGCGGGAGCGCCTCGCCCAGCACGGCGGCCGCGTCCGGCACGTGCCGGCTCGGCACCACCCGCAGCACGCCGTCGCCGCCCAGACCCGCCCGCCGGTCGCACAGCCGGCGGACCAGCGCGGCGTCCAGCCGCTGCTCCGGCCACACCGAGCCGTCGGGGTCGGGCAGGACGACGAAGTCGTTCTCCGTGCCGTGGCCGAGGAGGACCCGGGGACCAGCGCTGTCGATCACCGCCCGATCGTACGGTCGGTGATCGCGGTGGCCACGGCGTCGGCCAGGTCTGCCCGGGCGGCGTCGAACCAGGCCGTGGCCGCGTCGCGGCGGAACCAGGAGCGCTGCCGGCGGACGAACCGCCGGGTGGTGGTGACCGTGCGCTCCCGGGCCTCGTCGGCGGTGAGCGCGCCGTCGAACTGCTGCAGCACCTGCGCGTAGCCCAGCGCCCGGGAGGCGGTGGGGCCCGCGCGCAGCCCGTCGGCGGCCAGGGCCGCCACCTCCGCGACGAAACCGGCGGCCCACATGGCGTCCACCCGGCGGGCTACCCGGTCGTCGAGCTCCTCGGGTGCCCGGTCCAGCCCGACGGTCACCGACGGGTAGCGGGGGCGGGGATCGGGGAGCCGGGCGGTGAACGGCTGCCCGGTGAGCTCGATGACCTCGAGGGCGCGCACCACCCGGCGGGTGTTGCTGGGCAGGATCGCCGCCGCGGCCGCCGGGTCGAGCCCCGCCAGCCGGTCGTGCAGCGCCTGCGCCCCCTCGACGGCGAGCTCACCGTCCAGCCGCGCCCGCACCCCGGCGTCGGTGCCCGGGAAGTCCAGCTCGTCCAGGACGGCGCGCACGTACAGCCCCGACCCGCCGACGAGCAGCGGGACGGCGCCGGCCGCGCGCAACCGGTCGATCTCGGTGCGCGCCCGCTGCCGGTACTCCGCCACCGAGGCCGGCTCCCGCACGTGCCAGAGGTCCATCAGGTGGTGCGGCACCCCGTCGCGCTCGGCGGTGCTCGGCTTGGCGGTGCCGATGTCCATGCCGCGGTAGAGCTGCATGGAGTCGGCGTTGACCACCTCGCCGCCGAGCCGGTGGGCGAGGGCGACGGCGAGGGCGGTCTTGCCCGTGGCCGTCGGCCCGACCACCGCGACCACCGGCGGCAGCCCCGCGGACTGCCCGGTCACCGGGCAGTCCAGGAGGCGACGAGGTAGCCGACCCCGAAGGGCGCATCGTCGTGGCGGAGCTCCGCGGTGACCGGCCTGCCCAGCAGGGCAGCGCCCACGGCCCGCCAGACCGGCACCCCGGCGGCCAGCAGGCGGGCTCCCTCGGCGGCGTCCAGGTCGGCCAGGACCGCGGCGTCCCCGGAGGCCAGCGCCGCGGCGACGGCGGCGTCGAACGGCGCGGCCGCCGGGTCGAGGGCACCGGGCGCCTTCTCGCTCCGCCGCGCCGACCCGTCCCCCATGGCCAGCACGCCGACCGGGCCGGGGAGGTCGCGCAGCACGCCCGCCAGGTCGTCGGGGCCGACACCCAGGCGGGACCCGGTGTGGCCGGCGTCGTCGAGCAGCTGGGCGCCGACCAGGTGCGGCAACGGCGGCCGGCGCCCACCCGGTCGCACCCGCCCGGCGAAGGGCACCTCCCGGTCGACGCCGAATCCGCGCAGGTCACCGCCGTCCCCGGGGCCGAACCGCACGCCGCCGGCGCCGTCACCGACGACGACCACGACCTCGGGGCCGGCCTCCAGCACGGTCTGCACCGCAGCCGAGACCGCGGCCCGCAGCACCGCGAGCGCGGAGCCCGGCGAACCGGTGACGACGGGCAGCAGCACCGGAGCCTGCGGGCAGAACGCCAGCGTGACCGGAGAGGGAGGACTCACGCCAGGCAGTGTCGCGCAGGCATCGTGGGACACTGCTGGCGTGTCGAGCACGGAGAACACCGGAGACCGGACGCAGCAGGCCACCCCCGACGTCGAGGAGCACCCCGAGACGGCAGCGACCGCGGTCGCGCCGGTCGACGAAGGGCCCCTGGCCGCGACCCCGGACGCCGCCGTCCCCACCGGCGCCGCCGAGCAGGGTGAGGCGGTCCAGGAGACCCCGGCGGCACCCGACGCCGCCGCGGCTGAGGAGCCGTCGGTCGCGGTCGCCCCCGTCGACGAGGGCCCCCTGGCGGCCACCCCCGACGCCGCCGTCCCCACCGGCACCGAGTCCCCCGCCCAGGCGGTGACCGACACCGCCGACACCCCGGCTGCCGAGGCCCCGGCCGCCGCAGAGACACCCGGCACCGAGACACCCGGCACCGAGACACCCGGCACCGAGACACCCAGCACCGAGACGCCGGCTGCCGGGACGCCCGGCGAGACCCCTGCCCCGGCGCCCAAGCCCGGCCGCAACCGGGGTCGTGGCCGTGGCCGCGGCGCCGGCGCCCCGGCCGCCGAGCCGCTGGTCGTCCCCGCCGTCACCCCCTCCGACCCGACCGAGTGGGGCCGGGTCGACGAGGAGGGGACCGTCTACGTGCGCACCGCCACCGGCGAGCGCCCCGTGGGCTCCTGGCAGGCCGGCGCGCCCGACGAGGGCCTGGCGCACTTCGGCCGGCGCTACGACGACCTGGCCACCGAGGTGGCCCTGCTGGAGGCGCGGCTGGCCGCGCACACCGGAAACCCCAACGAGATCAAGACCAAGGCCGAGGAGCTCGCCGAGCAGATCCTCACCTCGGCCGCGGTCGGCGACCTGGACCACCTCGCACTGCGCGCCCGGGCGATCAGCAGCATGGCCGAGACCGCCGTCGCCGCGAACCGCCGGGAGCGGGCCGCCCAGCGCGCCGTCCTCGTCGAGCGCAAGGAGTCCCTCGCCGCCGAGGCCGAGCAGATCGGCGCGGAGTCCACGCAGTGGAAGGCCGCCGGCGACCGGCTCAAGGCCATCGTCGAGGAGTGGAAGACGATCAAGGGCATCGACCGCAAGACCGACGAGGCGCTGTGGCAGCGCTTCGCGGCCGCGCGGGACGCCTTCGGTCGTCGCCGGGGTGCGCACTTCGCCGAGCTGGACAAGCAGCGGGGCGAGT from Modestobacter roseus encodes the following:
- the dapF gene encoding diaminopimelate epimerase translates to MIDSAGPRVLLGHGTENDFVVLPDPDGSVWPEQRLDAALVRRLCDRRAGLGGDGVLRVVPSRHVPDAAAVLGEALPQCEWFMDHRNADGSFAEMCGNGVRLFLHVLLTEGLLDRAVAEAGVLVGTRGGPRRVGARPDGGYWVDMGPARVLGRSAARIGGAEFPGLGVSMGNPHLAALTDVPVDTLDLTVLPGVDADFFPDGVNVELVNVLAAGDAPGGASAHIRLRVHERGVGETRSCGTGACAAAFAALEAGGRTAGTVTVDVPGGRLSVEFDGTTTVLAGPAVVVATGVLTPEWLAS
- the miaA gene encoding tRNA (adenosine(37)-N6)-dimethylallyltransferase MiaA gives rise to the protein MTGQSAGLPPVVAVVGPTATGKTALAVALAHRLGGEVVNADSMQLYRGMDIGTAKPSTAERDGVPHHLMDLWHVREPASVAEYRQRARTEIDRLRAAGAVPLLVGGSGLYVRAVLDELDFPGTDAGVRARLDGELAVEGAQALHDRLAGLDPAAAAAILPSNTRRVVRALEVIELTGQPFTARLPDPRPRYPSVTVGLDRAPEELDDRVARRVDAMWAAGFVAEVAALAADGLRAGPTASRALGYAQVLQQFDGALTADEARERTVTTTRRFVRRQRSWFRRDAATAWFDAARADLADAVATAITDRTIGR
- a CDS encoding DUF349 domain-containing protein; its protein translation is MSSTENTGDRTQQATPDVEEHPETAATAVAPVDEGPLAATPDAAVPTGAAEQGEAVQETPAAPDAAAAEEPSVAVAPVDEGPLAATPDAAVPTGTESPAQAVTDTADTPAAEAPAAAETPGTETPGTETPGTETPSTETPAAGTPGETPAPAPKPGRNRGRGRGRGAGAPAAEPLVVPAVTPSDPTEWGRVDEEGTVYVRTATGERPVGSWQAGAPDEGLAHFGRRYDDLATEVALLEARLAAHTGNPNEIKTKAEELAEQILTSAAVGDLDHLALRARAISSMAETAVAANRRERAAQRAVLVERKESLAAEAEQIGAESTQWKAAGDRLKAIVEEWKTIKGIDRKTDEALWQRFAAARDAFGRRRGAHFAELDKQRGESRAAKQELIAEAERLSTSTEWGPTSAAMRTLMDRWKAVPRVGRDTDDDLWKKFRAAQDVFFAARTANDQARSSDELANQQAKEELLAEAEKLDPSNRGNQNALRKIQERYDAIGHVPRGAMRQLEDRMRAVEEKFRGVADASRPRVQPENPLLTSMREAVTKAEDQLAKAQAAGNAKRISEAEANLATRREWLAEAEKAAGRR